A portion of the Streptomyces sp. NBC_01335 genome contains these proteins:
- a CDS encoding GNAT family N-acetyltransferase, with the protein MSSLSIRTANPDDLDEILAFWKEAAEGTSISDDRDGIERLVARDPECLILAERDGRLAGTVIAGFDGWRCHLYRLAVHPEQRRRGVATALLSAAEERFVRLGGRRGDAMVLDANERAHHTWRAAGYERESRWSRWVKHLSR; encoded by the coding sequence ATGAGCAGCCTTTCGATACGCACTGCCAACCCCGATGATCTGGACGAGATCCTCGCCTTCTGGAAGGAGGCGGCCGAGGGGACGAGCATCAGCGACGACCGGGACGGGATCGAGCGACTGGTGGCACGGGACCCCGAGTGCCTCATTCTGGCGGAACGGGACGGCCGGCTCGCGGGGACGGTGATCGCCGGGTTCGACGGTTGGCGGTGCCACCTCTACCGGCTCGCCGTCCACCCGGAGCAGCGTCGACGCGGCGTGGCCACCGCCCTGCTGTCGGCCGCGGAGGAACGGTTCGTACGCCTCGGCGGGCGGCGCGGGGACGCGATGGTCCTCGACGCCAACGAGCGCGCCCACCACACCTGGCGCGCGGCCGGCTACGAACGCGAGTCCCGTTGGAGCCGCTGGGTGAAGCACCTGTCCCGCTGA
- a CDS encoding adenosylmethionine--8-amino-7-oxononanoate transaminase, whose amino-acid sequence MPEAYVPGPAFVRPAPGGRSASAAVSSSAPSPASSVPSPVSSAPSPASSAPSPVPASPPAPVLTPDRLRSLDRAHVWHPYGPMPGRQEPLIVESASGVRLRLAEPVDGHRELVDGMSSWWSAVHGYNHPVLNEAARGQLDRMSHVMFGGLTHEPAVRLAARLVEITPAPLQHVFLADSGSVSVEVAVKMCLQYWRSAGRPAKQRLLTWRGGYHGDTWQPMSVCDPEGGMHELWSGVLPQQVFADAPPDGFDAEVDADYAGHLRELIARHAHELAAVIVEPVVQGAGGMRFHSPGYLRVLREACDAHDVLLVLDEIATGFGRTGRLFAAEHAGISPDVMCVGKALTGGYLTMAATLCTTGVAEGISRGEVPVLAHGPTFMGNPLAAAVACASMDLLLGQDWQGEVARIGAGLRTGLAGAAGLPGVADVRVLGAIGVVQLDHEVDMEAATRAAVREGVWLRPFRDLVYTMPPYVTDDEDVARICRAVCAAAREG is encoded by the coding sequence ATGCCTGAGGCGTACGTTCCGGGGCCGGCCTTCGTCCGGCCGGCCCCCGGCGGCCGTTCCGCTTCCGCCGCTGTCTCCTCCTCCGCCCCGTCCCCGGCTTCCTCCGTCCCGTCCCCGGTCTCCTCCGCCCCGTCCCCGGCCTCCTCCGCCCCGTCCCCGGTGCCGGCGTCTCCGCCTGCCCCCGTCCTGACGCCCGACCGGCTGCGGTCGCTGGACCGGGCCCACGTCTGGCATCCCTACGGGCCCATGCCCGGCCGGCAGGAGCCGCTGATCGTGGAGTCGGCTTCCGGTGTCCGGCTGCGGCTGGCGGAACCGGTGGACGGGCACCGGGAGTTGGTGGACGGGATGTCCTCCTGGTGGTCGGCGGTGCACGGCTACAACCACCCGGTCCTCAACGAGGCGGCGCGTGGACAGCTGGACCGGATGAGCCATGTGATGTTCGGCGGGCTCACCCATGAGCCCGCCGTCCGGCTGGCCGCCCGGCTGGTGGAGATCACCCCGGCTCCCCTCCAGCACGTCTTCCTCGCCGACTCGGGCTCGGTCTCCGTCGAAGTGGCGGTGAAGATGTGCCTCCAGTACTGGCGTTCGGCGGGCCGGCCCGCCAAGCAGAGGCTCCTGACCTGGCGCGGCGGCTACCACGGCGACACCTGGCAGCCGATGTCGGTGTGCGATCCCGAGGGTGGGATGCACGAGCTCTGGTCGGGAGTGCTCCCCCAACAGGTCTTCGCGGACGCCCCGCCGGACGGCTTCGACGCGGAGGTGGACGCGGACTACGCCGGGCATCTGCGCGAGCTGATCGCCCGCCACGCCCACGAACTGGCCGCGGTGATCGTGGAGCCCGTCGTCCAGGGGGCCGGGGGGATGCGGTTCCACTCGCCCGGGTATCTGCGGGTACTCAGGGAGGCGTGCGACGCGCACGACGTGCTGCTCGTCCTCGACGAGATCGCGACCGGATTCGGCCGCACGGGGCGGCTGTTCGCCGCGGAGCACGCCGGGATCTCCCCGGACGTGATGTGCGTCGGCAAGGCGCTGACCGGTGGCTACCTCACGATGGCGGCGACCCTGTGCACGACCGGGGTGGCCGAGGGCATTTCGCGCGGCGAGGTACCCGTACTGGCACACGGTCCGACCTTCATGGGCAACCCGCTCGCCGCGGCGGTCGCCTGCGCCTCCATGGACCTGTTGCTCGGCCAGGACTGGCAGGGCGAGGTCGCGCGGATCGGCGCCGGACTGCGGACCGGTCTGGCCGGGGCCGCCGGACTGCCGGGGGTCGCGGACGTGCGGGTGCTGGGCGCGATCGGGGTCGTACAGCTCGACCACGAGGTGGACATGGAGGCCGCGACCCGAGCGGCGGTCCGCGAGGGAGTATGGCTGCGGCCGTTCCGGGACCTCGTGTACACGATGCCGCCGTACGTGACGGACGACGAGGACGTGGCGCGGATCTGCCGTGCCGTGTGCGCTGCGGCGCGGGAAGGATGA
- a CDS encoding fic family toxin-antitoxin system, toxin component, translating to MEHDESPETPSPGPESLRIDLSWLLMVAEHRTPGDPHVADWGALVAAVSRHEAEIFGSPVYASPHARAASLLQLLLHVPALEHSNAMFASAVAYGYLVASGLRVQTSPDRVRDLARLVKEGKAGVRDIAEELHEWCG from the coding sequence ATGGAACACGACGAGTCACCCGAAACACCGTCACCCGGCCCCGAGAGCTTGCGCATTGATCTCTCCTGGCTGCTCATGGTGGCCGAGCACCGGACGCCGGGCGATCCGCACGTCGCCGACTGGGGCGCCCTCGTCGCCGCCGTGAGCCGGCACGAGGCGGAGATCTTCGGCAGTCCGGTCTATGCCAGCCCTCATGCCCGGGCGGCCTCGCTGCTCCAACTGCTCCTGCATGTACCGGCATTGGAGCATTCCAACGCGATGTTCGCCTCGGCCGTGGCCTACGGCTACCTGGTCGCCTCCGGGCTCCGCGTCCAGACGTCCCCCGACCGCGTGCGCGACCTGGCCCGCCTGGTGAAGGAGGGTAAGGCCGGAGTGCGCGACATCGCCGAGGAGTTGCACGAGTGGTGCGGCTGA
- a CDS encoding hemolysin family protein, giving the protein MTEVLLLLVAVLLSIACGAFVAAEFSLTTVERGDLERAVERGERGAAGALKAVRSLTFQLSGAQLGITVTNLVVGMLSESSIAKLIRGPLVAIGLSASLSRSVALVIGTALSTVVLMVVGELVPKNWAISSPLKVAKAVATPQRVFTAVFRPFISHLNNTANRILRRFGLEPAEELASARSPQELAALARHSAKEGALEADTAELFVRTLNLAELTAENVMTPRVQVTALDVQATAEDVANATRATGLSRFPVYRGSLDSIVGVAHIKDVLAVPADQRPRKSVSDLLREPLLVPETLSVDKLLDRLSGRKLAMAVVIDEYGGTAGVVTLEDIVEEVVGEVRDEHDPHETPDLAAAGEDADGRTLWSADGAARTDQLRTIGLRAPDGPYETLAGLIANEVGRIPREGDSVELDGWRIDVVDASGRRAARALLHAPLPGEDPLTEDAR; this is encoded by the coding sequence ATGACCGAAGTGCTTCTGCTGCTCGTGGCCGTGCTGCTCTCGATCGCCTGCGGCGCCTTCGTCGCCGCCGAGTTCTCCCTGACCACCGTGGAGCGCGGCGACCTCGAGCGAGCCGTCGAGCGGGGCGAGCGCGGCGCGGCCGGCGCCCTCAAGGCCGTCCGCAGCCTCACTTTTCAGCTCTCGGGGGCGCAGCTCGGCATCACCGTCACCAACCTGGTGGTCGGCATGCTCTCCGAGTCGTCCATCGCCAAGCTCATCCGGGGACCACTGGTCGCCATCGGGCTCTCCGCCAGTCTGTCGCGGTCGGTGGCCCTGGTCATCGGTACCGCGCTGTCCACGGTGGTCCTGATGGTGGTGGGTGAGCTCGTCCCGAAGAACTGGGCGATCTCCTCGCCGCTGAAGGTCGCCAAGGCCGTCGCCACGCCGCAACGGGTCTTCACCGCCGTCTTCCGCCCTTTCATCAGCCATCTCAACAACACCGCCAACCGCATCCTCCGCCGCTTCGGCCTCGAACCTGCCGAGGAGCTGGCCTCCGCCCGGAGCCCGCAGGAACTGGCAGCCCTGGCACGCCACTCCGCGAAGGAGGGGGCGCTGGAGGCGGACACGGCCGAACTCTTCGTCCGCACCCTCAATCTGGCCGAGCTCACCGCGGAGAACGTCATGACGCCCCGGGTCCAGGTCACCGCGCTGGACGTGCAGGCGACCGCCGAGGACGTCGCGAACGCGACCCGGGCGACCGGGCTGTCCCGTTTCCCCGTCTACCGCGGCAGCCTGGACAGCATCGTGGGCGTCGCGCACATCAAGGACGTCCTCGCGGTGCCCGCGGACCAGCGGCCCCGCAAAAGCGTCTCGGACCTGCTGCGCGAGCCCCTTCTCGTACCCGAGACCCTCAGCGTCGACAAGCTGCTCGACCGTCTCTCCGGCCGCAAGCTCGCCATGGCCGTCGTCATCGACGAGTACGGCGGCACGGCCGGTGTGGTGACCCTGGAGGACATCGTCGAGGAGGTCGTCGGCGAGGTGCGTGACGAGCACGACCCGCACGAGACACCCGATCTGGCCGCCGCCGGGGAGGACGCCGACGGCCGCACGCTCTGGTCGGCCGACGGCGCCGCGCGCACCGACCAGCTCCGCACCATCGGTCTGCGCGCCCCGGACGGCCCGTACGAAACCCTCGCCGGGCTCATCGCCAACGAGGTAGGGCGCATCCCCCGGGAAGGGGACAGTGTGGAACTGGACGGGTGGCGGATCGATGTCGTGGACGCCTCCGGGCGCCGCGCCGCACGTGCCCTGCTGCACGCGCCGCTCCCCGGCGAAGACCCCCTGACGGAGGATGCCCGATGA
- a CDS encoding 8-amino-7-oxononanoate synthase has translation MAFAPFDWTEEESGRRAAAGLVRTLRPRPAETEVLDLASNDYLGLTRHPEVTGAAAGAARKWGAGATGSRLVTGSTTLHAELESELADFCGFEAALVFSSGYAANLAALTALSRADGIIVSDAANHASIVDGCRLARARTEVVAHADPEAVRKALESHTGPALVVSDSVFSVDGDAAPLAALAAVCRSAGAGLVVDDAHGLGVLGAGGRGAPAACGLAGDEGLVATLTLSKSLGSQGGAILGTASVIRHLVNTARTFIFDTGLAPASAGAALASLAVLRREPERAARAREVATRMHERLTAAGLHAARPDAAVVSVRAPSPESAVRWAADCREAGLAVGCFRPPSVPDGVSRLRLTARADLTDDRIDTALDTIVRTAPRGTA, from the coding sequence ATGGCCTTCGCCCCGTTCGACTGGACCGAGGAGGAGTCCGGCCGCCGCGCCGCCGCCGGACTCGTCCGCACACTGCGCCCGCGACCTGCCGAAACCGAGGTACTGGACCTCGCGAGCAACGACTACCTCGGGCTCACCCGCCACCCCGAGGTGACCGGGGCGGCGGCCGGAGCGGCACGGAAGTGGGGCGCGGGCGCCACGGGCTCACGCCTGGTCACCGGCTCCACCACCCTCCACGCGGAACTCGAAAGCGAACTCGCCGACTTCTGCGGCTTCGAAGCCGCCCTGGTGTTCTCCTCCGGCTACGCGGCGAACCTGGCCGCGCTCACCGCCCTCTCCCGCGCCGACGGCATCATCGTGTCCGACGCGGCCAACCACGCCTCGATCGTGGACGGTTGCAGGCTGGCGCGCGCGCGGACCGAGGTGGTGGCGCACGCCGACCCCGAGGCGGTCCGCAAGGCCCTGGAATCCCACACCGGACCGGCGCTGGTGGTCTCCGACTCGGTCTTCTCCGTCGACGGGGACGCCGCCCCGCTCGCCGCCCTCGCCGCCGTCTGCCGGAGCGCGGGCGCCGGGCTGGTCGTCGACGACGCGCACGGTCTCGGGGTGCTCGGAGCGGGTGGACGCGGCGCCCCGGCCGCCTGCGGGCTGGCGGGCGACGAGGGGCTGGTGGCCACGCTCACCCTCTCCAAGTCCCTGGGCAGCCAGGGCGGCGCGATCCTGGGAACCGCATCGGTGATCCGTCATCTCGTCAACACCGCCCGCACGTTCATCTTCGACACCGGGCTCGCACCCGCCTCCGCCGGAGCCGCGCTCGCGAGCCTCGCGGTACTGCGGAGGGAGCCGGAACGCGCCGCCCGGGCACGCGAGGTCGCCACCCGGATGCACGAGCGGCTGACCGCGGCGGGGCTGCACGCGGCCCGCCCGGACGCCGCCGTGGTGTCCGTGCGGGCGCCCTCCCCCGAGTCTGCGGTCCGCTGGGCGGCGGACTGCCGGGAGGCCGGCCTCGCCGTGGGATGCTTCCGCCCGCCGTCGGTCCCGGACGGCGTCTCGCGCCTGCGGCTCACCGCCCGGGCCGACCTGACGGACGACCGGATCGACACAGCCCTGGACACGATCGTCCGTACGGCTCCGAGGGGCACCGCCTGA
- a CDS encoding TetR/AcrR family transcriptional regulator translates to MGDSSRGTGTVAGSKRKDVRRNQQALLDAAAAAFVAAGVDAPVRDIAARAGVGVGTVYRHFPTRADLVIAVYRHQVDACAAAGPELLAAGPTPHAALGRWVDLFVDFLVTKHGLAAAMQGDRAGHETLHGYFLERLLPVCAELLDAAAASGEIRADLDAYHLMRGIGNLCIGSDSDPRYDARRLVALLVAGLRQPS, encoded by the coding sequence GTGGGTGACAGCAGTCGGGGCACGGGGACCGTGGCCGGATCCAAGCGCAAGGACGTCCGGCGCAACCAGCAGGCCCTGCTGGACGCGGCGGCAGCGGCCTTCGTCGCAGCGGGCGTGGACGCGCCGGTGCGGGACATCGCGGCCAGGGCCGGTGTCGGAGTGGGCACGGTCTACCGTCACTTCCCCACCCGGGCCGACCTGGTCATAGCCGTCTACCGGCACCAGGTGGACGCCTGTGCGGCGGCCGGCCCGGAACTGCTGGCGGCCGGCCCGACACCCCATGCGGCCCTGGGGCGGTGGGTCGACCTCTTCGTCGACTTCCTGGTCACCAAGCACGGCCTGGCTGCCGCGATGCAGGGAGACAGGGCCGGTCACGAGACGCTGCACGGCTACTTCCTGGAACGCCTTCTGCCGGTCTGCGCCGAACTCCTCGACGCTGCGGCCGCATCCGGAGAGATCCGCGCCGACCTCGACGCGTACCACCTCATGCGCGGGATCGGGAACCTCTGCATCGGCTCCGACAGCGACCCACGCTACGACGCGCGCCGACTGGTCGCCCTCCTCGTCGCGGGACTGCGGCAACCGTCCTGA
- the bioB gene encoding biotin synthase BioB, which yields MDLLSTLVDKGLRRELPTREEALAVLATSDDELLDLVAAAGRVRRQWFGRRVKLNYLVNLKSGLCPEDCSYCSQRLGSEAGILKYSWLKPDEASRAAAAGVAGGAKRVCLVASGRGPTDRDVERVSRTIEAIKDENEGVEVCACLGLLSDGQAEKLRSAGADAYNHNLNTSEATYGDITTTHTYADRVETVRHAQGAGLSACSGLIAGMGESDEDLIDVVFALRRLDPDSVPVNFLIPFEGTPLAKEWNLTPQRCMRILAMVRFVCPDVEVRLAGGREVHLRSMQPLALHLVNSIFLGDYLTSEGQAGQADLDMIADAGFEVEGAETTTLPGHRATAGAGAGAGCGGHTDSDGCGGGAAGGGCAPCGGPVTAGEAPSDVAAEAAGSGSVSAAAARTDLVAVRRRGAGTDLAPNA from the coding sequence ATGGACCTGTTGAGCACGCTGGTGGACAAGGGGTTGCGGCGCGAACTGCCGACCCGTGAAGAGGCGCTCGCCGTACTGGCGACCTCCGACGACGAACTGCTCGACCTGGTGGCCGCCGCGGGCAGAGTGCGCCGGCAGTGGTTCGGGCGCCGGGTGAAACTCAACTACCTGGTCAACCTCAAGTCGGGCCTGTGTCCGGAGGACTGCTCGTACTGCTCGCAGCGGCTCGGCTCCGAGGCGGGCATCCTCAAGTACTCCTGGCTGAAGCCCGACGAGGCGTCACGCGCGGCGGCCGCCGGGGTGGCCGGGGGCGCCAAGCGGGTCTGCCTGGTGGCGAGCGGTCGGGGCCCGACCGACCGGGACGTGGAGCGGGTCTCCCGGACCATCGAGGCGATCAAGGACGAGAACGAGGGCGTCGAGGTGTGCGCCTGTCTCGGCCTGCTCTCCGACGGGCAGGCGGAGAAGCTGCGTTCGGCGGGTGCGGACGCGTACAACCACAACCTCAACACCTCCGAGGCCACGTACGGCGACATCACCACCACCCACACCTATGCCGACCGGGTGGAGACCGTGCGGCACGCCCAGGGGGCCGGGCTGTCGGCCTGCTCCGGGCTGATCGCGGGCATGGGCGAGAGCGACGAGGACCTGATCGACGTGGTCTTCGCCCTCCGCCGACTCGATCCCGACTCCGTACCGGTGAACTTCCTGATCCCGTTCGAGGGCACTCCGCTCGCCAAGGAGTGGAACCTGACGCCCCAGCGGTGCATGCGGATTCTCGCGATGGTGCGGTTCGTCTGCCCGGACGTGGAGGTGCGGCTCGCCGGTGGCCGTGAGGTGCACCTGCGGTCGATGCAGCCGCTCGCGCTGCACCTGGTCAACTCGATCTTCCTGGGTGACTATCTGACCAGTGAGGGACAGGCGGGCCAGGCGGATCTCGACATGATCGCCGACGCGGGGTTCGAGGTGGAGGGCGCGGAGACCACGACGCTGCCCGGCCACCGGGCCACGGCCGGCGCGGGCGCGGGCGCGGGCTGCGGGGGGCATACGGACTCCGACGGCTGCGGCGGCGGGGCAGCCGGCGGCGGTTGCGCCCCGTGCGGCGGGCCGGTCACGGCCGGGGAGGCGCCCTCCGACGTCGCCGCGGAGGCGGCGGGCTCGGGATCCGTCTCCGCCGCTGCGGCGCGTACGGACCTGGTGGCCGTGCGCCGGCGGGGTGCGGGTACGGATCTCGCTCCCAATGCCTGA
- a CDS encoding antitoxin, translated as MPRTQLNVRANQAAVAAEAARRRRATMTRPLDERTEPDAQDAGHAFVEAAADFMQRYESVFAEEFGTERVAR; from the coding sequence ATGCCCAGAACCCAGCTGAACGTCCGAGCGAACCAGGCCGCCGTCGCAGCCGAGGCCGCACGGCGGAGGAGGGCGACCATGACCCGCCCCTTGGACGAACGGACGGAACCGGACGCGCAGGACGCGGGCCACGCCTTCGTCGAAGCGGCAGCCGACTTCATGCAGCGGTACGAATCCGTCTTCGCCGAGGAATTCGGTACGGAGCGCGTCGCGCGCTGA
- a CDS encoding NAD-dependent epimerase/dehydratase family protein: MILVTGGFGFIGSHTVRALIDQGEECVVVQRAARELPAVLDGERVPVEQADVTDLDALLAIGRRHDITGIVHLAGSYPWPGVPDAPVETTRQVLGGLLNVVQAAQEWGVRRLGIASTIGVYFGADDRGPLHEDTPLSLSASVSIPTFKKIGELLGGYLADTTGIDIVSYRVSGTWGPLGHADPFFAAPALVHAAARGTAPDFSGQMRPPFADDGLDVTYVKDTGRAIALLQLADRLNHRTYNVGSGRVTTNAQVVEAIGKVAPEARLDLPTGSDMQQLVLDIGRLKEDTGYQPEYDTERATADYIAWLRAGNKS; the protein is encoded by the coding sequence ATGATCCTCGTCACCGGAGGCTTCGGCTTCATCGGATCGCACACCGTACGGGCGCTGATCGACCAGGGCGAGGAATGCGTGGTCGTCCAGCGCGCCGCCCGCGAGCTCCCCGCCGTACTCGACGGGGAGCGGGTCCCGGTCGAACAGGCCGACGTCACCGACCTCGACGCCCTCCTCGCGATCGGCCGGCGCCACGACATCACCGGCATCGTGCACCTGGCCGGCTCCTACCCCTGGCCGGGTGTCCCCGACGCGCCGGTCGAAACGACCCGGCAGGTGCTCGGCGGACTGCTGAACGTGGTCCAGGCTGCGCAGGAATGGGGCGTACGCCGACTCGGGATCGCCAGCACCATCGGCGTCTACTTCGGGGCGGACGACCGCGGACCGCTCCACGAGGACACGCCACTGTCGTTGAGCGCGTCCGTCTCGATCCCGACCTTCAAGAAGATCGGCGAACTGCTGGGCGGTTATCTCGCCGACACCACCGGCATCGACATCGTCAGCTACCGCGTCTCCGGAACCTGGGGCCCGCTCGGCCACGCCGATCCGTTCTTCGCCGCGCCCGCCCTCGTCCACGCTGCCGCCCGCGGCACCGCCCCGGACTTCTCCGGCCAGATGCGGCCGCCCTTCGCGGACGACGGGCTCGACGTCACCTACGTCAAGGACACCGGCCGGGCGATCGCCCTCCTGCAGCTCGCCGACCGGCTGAACCACCGCACGTACAACGTCGGATCCGGCCGGGTCACGACCAACGCGCAGGTCGTCGAAGCGATCGGGAAGGTGGCTCCCGAGGCCCGGCTCGACCTCCCCACGGGTAGCGACATGCAGCAGCTGGTCCTCGATATCGGCCGCCTGAAGGAGGACACCGGCTACCAGCCCGAGTACGACACCGAGCGAGCCACCGCCGACTACATCGCCTGGCTCCGCGCGGGCAACAAGAGCTGA
- a CDS encoding hemolysin family protein, whose product MTVLQLFVGLLTLVVNAFFVGAEFALISVRRSQIEPAAEAGDRRARSVLWGLEHVSALLAAAQLGITLCTLVLGIVAEPAIAHLLEPVFDAVGVPHGLVHPLSFVIALTVATYLHMLLGEMVPKNVALADPAKGALLLGPPLVALARGLRPVIFAINAFANLLLKLLRVETRSEVSATFSDDQLALLVRDSGDAGLVDDRSAERLRHALELGSRPVRDVAMPIAQMVSTRVGTTPEELERLSAESGYSRFPVMNGEQRILGYLHVKDALDAAPRDVPFPVSAMRPIARVRAAAPLDDVLTALRRSRTHLAAVLDDDDRLVGTVTMEDVLRELVGRPRSG is encoded by the coding sequence ATGACCGTTCTCCAGCTCTTCGTCGGCCTGCTGACCCTGGTCGTGAACGCGTTCTTCGTGGGGGCGGAGTTCGCCCTCATCTCGGTGCGCCGAAGCCAGATCGAACCGGCGGCCGAAGCCGGCGACCGGAGGGCCCGCAGCGTGCTGTGGGGCCTGGAACACGTTTCGGCGCTGCTGGCGGCGGCCCAGCTCGGCATCACCCTCTGCACCCTGGTGCTGGGCATCGTCGCCGAACCGGCCATCGCCCATCTGCTGGAGCCCGTGTTCGACGCTGTGGGGGTTCCGCACGGTCTGGTGCATCCGCTGTCGTTCGTCATCGCACTGACGGTGGCGACCTACCTCCACATGCTGCTCGGCGAGATGGTCCCCAAGAACGTCGCGCTGGCCGACCCGGCGAAGGGGGCGCTGTTGCTCGGCCCGCCGCTGGTGGCGCTGGCCAGGGGGCTGCGCCCGGTGATCTTCGCGATCAACGCGTTCGCCAACCTGTTGCTGAAACTGCTGCGGGTGGAGACGAGGAGCGAGGTCTCCGCGACCTTCTCGGACGATCAGCTGGCATTGCTGGTGAGGGACTCCGGGGACGCGGGGCTGGTGGACGACCGGTCGGCCGAGCGCCTGCGGCACGCCCTGGAACTGGGCAGCCGCCCCGTGCGGGACGTGGCCATGCCGATCGCCCAGATGGTCTCTACCCGGGTGGGCACGACCCCCGAGGAGCTGGAACGGCTCTCGGCCGAGTCCGGGTACTCACGCTTCCCCGTGATGAACGGCGAGCAGCGGATACTCGGCTACCTCCATGTGAAGGACGCCCTGGACGCGGCCCCGCGCGACGTGCCGTTCCCCGTCTCTGCGATGCGCCCCATCGCCCGGGTACGGGCGGCCGCCCCGCTCGACGACGTACTGACCGCGCTGCGGCGCAGCCGTACGCACCTGGCGGCGGTACTGGACGACGACGATCGGCTGGTCGGCACGGTCACCATGGAGGACGTGCTGCGTGAGCTCGTCGGACGCCCGCGGTCCGGCTGA
- the bioD gene encoding dethiobiotin synthase: MTILVVSGTGTEIGKTIVTAAVAAASGGRVAVLKPAQTGVAPGEHGDAAEVARLAGGEVTAVELARYPEPLAPATAARRCGLAPVRPYEIADAAQKLATEHDLVLVEGAGGLLVRYDDEGATLADAARLLDAPVLLVVAAGLGTLNSTALTAEALRARGLVCPGVVIGSMPAEPDLATRCNVEDLPVAAGAPLLGVLPSGAGSLPPADFRARAASWLAPELGGVRGVR, translated from the coding sequence ATGACGATTCTGGTGGTGTCCGGTACGGGCACCGAGATCGGCAAGACGATCGTGACGGCGGCCGTGGCGGCGGCTTCGGGCGGCCGGGTCGCGGTGCTCAAACCCGCGCAGACGGGCGTCGCTCCGGGAGAGCACGGTGACGCGGCCGAGGTGGCGCGGCTGGCCGGCGGCGAGGTGACGGCGGTCGAACTCGCTCGCTACCCCGAGCCGTTGGCGCCCGCGACCGCCGCCCGGCGCTGCGGACTCGCCCCCGTCCGCCCGTACGAGATCGCCGACGCCGCGCAGAAGCTCGCGACTGAGCACGATCTGGTGCTGGTCGAGGGGGCGGGCGGACTGCTCGTACGGTACGACGACGAGGGGGCCACGCTGGCGGACGCGGCCCGGCTGCTGGATGCGCCGGTACTGCTGGTGGTGGCTGCGGGGCTCGGCACGCTCAACTCCACCGCGCTGACGGCGGAGGCGTTGCGCGCCCGGGGCCTCGTCTGTCCGGGCGTGGTGATCGGCAGCATGCCGGCCGAACCGGATCTGGCCACCCGCTGCAATGTGGAGGACCTCCCGGTCGCGGCGGGCGCCCCACTCCTGGGCGTGCTCCCGTCCGGAGCGGGCTCGCTGCCTCCCGCCGACTTCCGCGCGCGGGCGGCGAGTTGGCTCGCTCCGGAGCTGGGCGGAGTGCGCGGGGTCCGGTGA